A genomic window from Shewanella vesiculosa includes:
- the rpsE gene encoding 30S ribosomal protein S5, translated as MAKLEAQQKDDLQEKLIAVNRVSKVVKGGRIFSFTALTVVGDGNGKIGYGYGKAREVPAAIQKAMEKARRNMVTVELNAGTLHHPVKGRHTGSKVYMQPASQGTGIIAGGAMRAVLEVAGVHNVLSKAYGSTNPINIVRATVDALVHMKSPAQIAAKRGLNVDEIRG; from the coding sequence ATGGCTAAATTAGAAGCTCAGCAAAAAGACGATCTGCAAGAGAAATTGATTGCAGTTAATCGTGTTTCTAAAGTAGTTAAAGGCGGTCGTATCTTTAGCTTCACTGCACTAACAGTTGTGGGTGATGGTAATGGTAAGATCGGCTATGGCTATGGTAAAGCGCGTGAAGTTCCAGCTGCTATTCAAAAAGCAATGGAAAAAGCCCGTCGAAATATGGTAACCGTGGAGTTGAATGCAGGTACTTTGCATCACCCAGTTAAAGGTCGCCATACTGGTTCTAAAGTTTATATGCAACCAGCATCACAGGGTACCGGTATTATTGCCGGAGGCGCAATGCGTGCCGTATTGGAAGTAGCAGGCGTTCATAACGTTCTGTCAAAAGCATACGGTTCTACTAACCCGATCAACATCGTTCGCGCAACTGTCGATGCGTTGGTGCACATGAAGTCACCAGCTCAAATCGCAGCAAAACGTGGCCTGAATGTTGATGAAATTCGGGGGTAA
- the rpsM gene encoding 30S ribosomal protein S13, which translates to MARIAGINIPDQKHTVIALTAIFGIGRTRARAICASTSIAEDAKIKELSEAQIDILREEVAKYTVEGDLRREISMNIKRLMDLGCYRGLRHRRSLPLRGQRTKTNARTRKGPRKPIRK; encoded by the coding sequence GTGGCCCGTATCGCTGGCATTAACATTCCTGATCAAAAGCATACAGTCATTGCTTTGACTGCTATTTTTGGTATTGGACGTACACGCGCTAGAGCAATCTGCGCATCTACTTCAATTGCTGAAGATGCTAAGATCAAGGAATTGAGCGAAGCTCAAATAGATATCCTACGCGAAGAAGTCGCCAAATACACTGTAGAAGGTGACTTGCGTCGTGAGATTTCAATGAACATCAAGCGTCTTATGGATCTTGGTTGTTATCGTGGTCTCCGCCATCGTCGTAGCCTGCCCCTTCGTGGGCAACGTACTAAGACCAATGCGCGCACGCGTAAAGGTCCACGTAAGCCAATCAGAAAGTAA
- the rplO gene encoding 50S ribosomal protein L15: MRLNTLSPAAGSKSAPKRVGRGIGSGLGKTAGRGHKGQKSRSGGGVRVGFEGGQMPLKIRLPKFGFTSRRALVTAEVRVLELAKVNGDVVDLNALKDANVITRNIQFAKIVLSGTIDRPVTVKGLKVTKGARAAIEAAGGKIEE, from the coding sequence ATGCGTCTAAATACTCTATCTCCAGCAGCAGGTTCTAAATCTGCTCCTAAGCGTGTAGGCCGTGGTATCGGTTCAGGTTTAGGTAAAACAGCGGGTCGTGGCCATAAAGGTCAGAAGTCTCGTTCAGGCGGCGGTGTTCGCGTCGGTTTCGAGGGTGGTCAAATGCCACTTAAGATTCGTTTACCTAAGTTTGGCTTTACTTCGCGTCGCGCTTTGGTTACAGCTGAAGTTCGTGTACTCGAACTAGCAAAAGTTAACGGTGATGTTGTCGATTTGAATGCACTGAAAGATGCGAACGTTATTACTCGCAACATCCAGTTTGCGAAAATCGTTCTTTCAGGTACCATTGACCGCCCAGTGACTGTAAAAGGTCTCAAGGTAACTAAAGGTGCTCGTGCAGCTATTGAAGCTGCCGGTGGCAAGATCGAGGAATAA
- the secY gene encoding preprotein translocase subunit SecY: MAKPGLDLKSAKGGLSELKTRLLFVIGAIIVFRAGSFVPIPGIDAAVLAELFAQQKDTILGMFNMFSGGALERASIFALGIMPYISASIIMQLLTVVHPALAELKKEGESGRKKISQYTRYGTLVLGTLQSVGIATGLPNLMPGLVANPGFGFYFVAVVSLVTGTMFLMWLGEQITERGIGNGISILIFAGIVAGLPSAIGSTAEQARQGDMNVLVLLLLAVIVFAVTYLVVFVERGQRRIVVNYAKRQQGRKVFAAQSTHLPLKINMAGVIPPIFASSIILFPGTLAQWFGQNESMSWLSDFALAVSPGQPLYSLLYATAIIFFCFFYTALVFNPRETADNLKKSGAFIPGIRPGEQTSRYIDKVMTRLTLAGALYITFICLIPEFMLIAWKVQFYFGGTSLLIIVVVIMDFMAQVQTHMMSHQYESVMKKANLVNKANLDRFGK, encoded by the coding sequence ATGGCAAAACCAGGACTTGATTTAAAAAGCGCGAAAGGCGGTTTATCTGAATTGAAAACTCGTCTTCTGTTCGTGATTGGTGCGATTATCGTCTTTAGAGCCGGTTCGTTTGTGCCAATTCCTGGTATTGACGCAGCTGTATTGGCAGAGCTTTTTGCTCAGCAAAAAGATACCATCCTTGGCATGTTTAACATGTTCTCGGGTGGTGCTTTAGAGCGTGCTTCTATCTTCGCATTAGGTATCATGCCGTATATTTCGGCATCGATTATTATGCAGTTATTGACTGTTGTGCATCCTGCACTCGCTGAATTGAAAAAAGAAGGCGAATCAGGACGTAAGAAAATCAGTCAATATACTAGATATGGCACACTCGTGTTGGGTACTTTGCAATCTGTAGGTATTGCAACAGGGTTACCAAATCTGATGCCTGGTCTTGTGGCCAATCCCGGATTTGGTTTTTACTTTGTTGCAGTTGTGAGCTTAGTTACAGGAACTATGTTCTTAATGTGGTTAGGTGAGCAAATTACCGAACGTGGTATTGGTAATGGTATCTCGATATTAATTTTCGCAGGTATTGTTGCTGGTCTACCATCGGCCATCGGCTCAACAGCCGAGCAGGCGCGTCAAGGTGACATGAATGTATTAGTACTACTGTTGCTCGCAGTTATCGTATTTGCTGTAACCTATTTAGTAGTGTTTGTGGAACGTGGTCAACGTCGTATCGTCGTTAACTACGCTAAGCGTCAACAAGGCCGTAAGGTCTTCGCAGCGCAAAGCACCCACTTACCTTTAAAAATAAATATGGCAGGTGTGATTCCACCAATTTTTGCTTCCAGCATTATTTTGTTTCCAGGCACACTGGCTCAGTGGTTTGGTCAAAATGAGTCCATGTCATGGTTAAGCGATTTCGCTTTAGCTGTGTCACCTGGACAACCGCTGTATTCATTATTGTATGCGACAGCAATCATCTTTTTCTGTTTCTTCTATACTGCGTTGGTTTTTAACCCTCGCGAAACAGCGGATAATTTGAAAAAGAGTGGTGCATTCATTCCTGGGATCCGTCCCGGAGAACAGACTTCGCGTTACATTGATAAAGTAATGACACGTTTAACCCTAGCGGGTGCGTTATACATTACCTTTATCTGCTTAATTCCGGAGTTCATGTTAATTGCGTGGAAAGTACAGTTCTATTTTGGCGGTACTTCACTACTAATTATTGTAGTCGTAATCATGGACTTCATGGCTCAGGTTCAGACCCATATGATGTCTCATCAGTATGAGTCTGTGATGAAGAAAGCTAATCTCGTTAACAAAGCAAACTTAGATCGCTTTGGAAAATAA
- the rpmJ gene encoding 50S ribosomal protein L36: MKVRASVKKICRNCKIVKRSGVVRVICVEPKHKQRQG, from the coding sequence ATGAAAGTTCGAGCTTCCGTGAAGAAGATCTGCCGTAATTGCAAGATCGTCAAGCGTAGTGGTGTTGTACGTGTGATTTGTGTTGAACCAAAACACAAACAACGTCAAGGCTAA
- the rpmD gene encoding 50S ribosomal protein L30, translated as MATKTLKVTQTKSSIGRLPKHRATLTGLGLRRINHTVEVEDTPSVRGMINKVYYMVSVEELG; from the coding sequence ATGGCTACTAAAACTTTAAAAGTCACACAGACTAAAAGCAGCATTGGTCGTTTACCAAAACACCGTGCAACCTTAACCGGTTTAGGCCTACGCCGCATTAATCACACTGTTGAAGTTGAAGATACACCTTCAGTTCGCGGTATGATTAACAAGGTGTACTACATGGTTTCGGTGGAGGAATTAGGATAA
- the rplR gene encoding 50S ribosomal protein L18: MDKKTSRLRRALRARKKIQELGVNRLVVHRTPRHIYAQVINPEAQVLAVASTVEKAVKELLKSTGNVDAAKAVGKIVAERAIEKGVATVAFDRSGFKYHGRVAALADAAREAGLKF; the protein is encoded by the coding sequence ATGGATAAGAAAACATCTCGCTTACGTCGCGCGTTACGTGCACGTAAGAAGATCCAAGAGCTGGGCGTGAATCGTCTGGTTGTACATCGTACACCGCGTCACATTTATGCTCAGGTGATTAATCCTGAAGCTCAGGTGTTGGCAGTTGCTTCAACCGTTGAAAAAGCGGTTAAAGAGCTACTAAAGAGTACCGGTAACGTTGATGCGGCTAAAGCAGTAGGTAAAATTGTTGCTGAGCGTGCGATCGAGAAGGGCGTAGCAACAGTTGCGTTCGACCGTTCTGGTTTCAAGTATCATGGTCGTGTAGCTGCACTAGCAGATGCCGCTCGTGAAGCTGGCCTGAAGTTCTAA